A genomic segment from Longimicrobiaceae bacterium encodes:
- a CDS encoding DUF3616 domain-containing protein — protein sequence MRIFGSDASNGSDGSDGQPPRVLLDFGDVEHDLAGGKDLRTGLSAAARVGRNLFVAADEGTALERLSTDDGTHFHGHATFALDELLDLPSGTGEEVDVEGMDYREPYLWIVGSHSLKRSKPDPDTDDPAGEIEKLAEIETEENRYLLARIPLERDPETGEHTPRRSCPDPADPEWTLTAARVKGEGPKSQLLKALAKDPHLGPFGGIPGKDNGLDVEGLAVAGERVFLGLRGPVLRGWATILEVEPKTKKKDPSRLKLRKIGPGGARFRKHFVDLGGLGIRELAADGADLLILAGPTLDMDGPVTLFRWTGGCEPDEQELVGRDRIRKVMDVPYGQGEDAGKDHAEGIALFRDPGRPAGLLVVYDSPVEGRMASGGRVYADLFPLPG from the coding sequence GTGCGTATCTTCGGCTCGGACGCCTCGAACGGCTCGGACGGCTCGGACGGGCAGCCCCCGCGCGTCCTGCTGGACTTCGGCGACGTGGAGCACGACCTGGCGGGCGGCAAGGACCTGCGCACCGGGCTCTCGGCGGCGGCGCGCGTGGGCCGCAACCTGTTCGTCGCCGCCGACGAGGGGACGGCGCTGGAGCGGCTCTCCACGGACGACGGGACCCACTTCCACGGCCACGCCACCTTCGCGCTCGACGAGCTGCTCGACCTCCCCAGCGGCACCGGGGAGGAGGTGGACGTGGAGGGGATGGACTACCGCGAGCCGTACCTCTGGATCGTGGGCTCGCACAGCCTGAAGCGGAGCAAGCCGGACCCGGACACGGACGATCCCGCCGGGGAGATCGAGAAGCTGGCGGAGATCGAGACCGAGGAGAACCGCTACCTCCTCGCCCGCATCCCCCTGGAGCGCGACCCGGAGACGGGGGAGCACACCCCCCGCCGGAGCTGCCCCGACCCCGCCGACCCGGAGTGGACGCTGACCGCGGCGCGGGTGAAGGGCGAGGGGCCGAAGAGCCAGCTCCTCAAGGCGCTCGCGAAGGACCCGCACCTGGGGCCGTTCGGGGGGATCCCGGGGAAGGACAACGGCCTGGACGTGGAGGGGCTGGCCGTCGCGGGGGAGCGGGTCTTCCTGGGGCTGCGCGGGCCGGTGCTCCGCGGGTGGGCCACCATCCTGGAGGTGGAGCCGAAGACGAAAAAGAAGGATCCCTCCCGCCTCAAGCTCCGGAAGATCGGCCCCGGTGGCGCCCGCTTCCGCAAGCACTTCGTGGACCTGGGGGGGCTGGGGATCCGGGAGCTCGCCGCCGACGGGGCGGACCTCCTGATCCTCGCGGGACCCACGCTCGACATGGACGGGCCGGTGACGCTCTTCCGCTGGACCGGGGGGTGCGAGCCGGACGAGCAGGAGCTGGTGGGGCGGGACCGGATCCGGAAGGTGATGGACGTCCCCTACGGGCAGGGCGAGGACGCGGGGAAGGACCACGCGGAGGGGATCGCGCTCTTCCGGGATCCGGGGCGGCCGGCCGGGCTCTTGGTGGTGTACGATTCCCCGGTGGAGGGGCGCATGGCGTCGGGCGGCCGCGTCTACGCCGACCTGTTTCCGCTCCCGGGGTGA